A window of Citrus sinensis cultivar Valencia sweet orange chromosome 7, DVS_A1.0, whole genome shotgun sequence contains these coding sequences:
- the LOC127898908 gene encoding mechanosensitive ion channel protein 9-like: MEGKKDKGNDNAVIQINTDTEESHLREQAKNLKSAASREDEDEEEEEEEEEGEEDDENIIIGKVKDISLMLEFIIFVSILCLLIASLALKKLQNHVIWDLELWKWCLLALVTLSGPLVSRCFITITVLLIEKKFMLKHLVLYFVYGLRASVSVFIWLTCVLLVWIFLFDHGYGVKRSKETSKIFHHITRTLASFVAGPAVWFVKTLSVKLISVSFQSKRFFHRIHQSIFHQHVVQVLSAPQKDKVKKLRNANIAMQFISRINKEKKAKRITTMEKISACILQGLISCSGLKSSMSSDLA; the protein is encoded by the coding sequence ATGGAAGGTAAAAAGGACAAAGGAAACGACAATGCCGTGATACAGATTAATACAGATACCGAAGAATCTCATTTAAGAGAGCAAGCAAAGAACTTGAAGTCAGCTGCTTCAAGAGAGGATGAAGACgaggaggaagaggaagaggaagaggaggGGGAGGAGgatgatgaaaatataataataggTAAAGTAAAGGACATTTCACTCATGCTTGAGTTCATTATATTTGTGTCCATATTGTGCTTGTTAATTGCCAGCTTAGCCTTGAAAAAGTTGCAAAACCATGTCATATGGGATCTAGAGCTGTGGAAATGGTGTCTGTTAGCATTGGTGACTCTCTCTGGTCCTTTGGTTAGTCGATGCTTCATCACTATTACTGTTTTgctcattgaaaaaaaattcatgctTAAGCATTTGGTTCTGTATTTTGTTTATGGGTTGAGGGCAAGTGTGAGcgtttttatttggttgacTTGTGTCCTTTTAGTCTGGATCTTTCTGTTTGACCATGGGTATGGGGTTAAGCGATCAAAAGAAACTAGTAAAATTTTCCATCACATTACAAGGACACTTGCTTCTTTTGTTGCTGGGCCTGCTGTTTGGTTCGTGAAGACTCTCTCAGTTAAGTTAATAAGTGTTTCTTTCCAAAGCAAGCGATTCTTCCATCGGATTCATCAATCGATCTTTCATCAGCACGTTGTTCAGGTTCTTTCAGCTCCACAAAAAGATaaggttaaaaaattaaggaacGCAAATATAGCGATGCAGTTTATTTCTAGGATtaacaaggaaaaaaaggcTAAAAGAATAACGACGATGGAGAAGATTTCTGCCTGTATCTTGCAAGGATTAATCAGTTGCAGTGGCTTAAAGTCGTCAATGTCAAGTGATCTTGCTTAG